CCAACCGAAATATACTTTCCTTTTGGCTCTAGGGCTTTTAAATATGCCCAAGTCGATTGAGAAGTTTTCGCGTCTAGAATTAAATCGTAGCGCTCTCCTCTTTTGGTGAAATTCTCTTTTTTGTAATCGATGATATGGTCATAGCCAATGGCCTTCATATTATTGAGTTTTTCTCCTGTGTCCACACCTGTAACTTCTGCATCATATTGCTTAGCAATCTGCAAAGCAAAAGTACCTACTCCTCCACCAGCGCCATTGATCAAAATCTTCTGCCCTTTCTGAATTCCTCCTTTCTTCACTAGTCCTTGATACGCTAGTAATGCAGCATGTGGTATGGCAGTCGCCTCTTCGTGACTCATTGCTTCTGGTTTTAACATTAAAGCTTTTTCATTTATAGCAATATATTCAGCAAAGCTACCGAAGCCAAACTCCGATAAATCTCCAAACACAGCATCCCCTTTTTTGAAAGCTGTAACCCCATCTCCAGTATCTTCAACTACGCCCGACAGTTCCATCCCTGGAATCGGGTGCTTCGGTTTCCTTAGGCCAAATATCAAGCGATACAAGTAAGGTTTACCTCTTACCATTCCCCAGTCATAATCATTGATTGCAGTTGCATGTATTTTTACTAATACTTCTAGTTTTCCCGGAATTGGATTTGGAATTTCTTTAATTTCTAGCTTTTCGGGAGATGTGTATTGAGAACAAAAAATGGCTTTCATCAGGATTGAGTGTAGTAGTAGATATAAAAAAAGCGTTCAATTTCTGAATATAGCGTTTTTGCGCAAAAAATCTCGAAAAGTATTTAAATAAAAATGAGGATAATCAACAAAATGGCTACTTTTCCAACAATTCAAAAAATGATATTTGACTGACAGTTAAGTTTGCCCAGCTTTACTAACTTCGTTTTTGACGCTAATGAAAAGTCATGAAAACCCTCTTTTACACCCTATTACTAATGGTCATTGCGGCCTGAGTTACACCTGAAGAAAAGAGTACAAAAGAAACAAATGAAGTTTCAAGCACGGAGGAGGAAGTGCATCCCTTGGCCGCCTCCATTCAAGATGCACACGAAGTGGACAAATATAAAACTGAAGAAGTCATAGGCTTTGATATTAAACTCAATTTTGGCGGCAATGAAAGGCTAAATCACGAATTTATAGCACCACTAACTCATCGAAGGTTTTGGTGCTCAAGAATAATGGTACTTCTATGCTTTTTGACGGGCAAGATATTTGGCTACAGCCAGAAGACAGTTTGTATGAGGGTGCTCGCTTTGATGCTTTGACTTGGTCTTACTTTTTTATGACTCCCTTCAAATTAAACGAGCCGGGAACTTATCATTCAGCAGTTCAGTCATTACCGTATTCTGAAAATCAGGCTTTAAAAACTAATAAGATGACATTTGGTGAAAATGTAGGCGATGCTCCTGATGATTGGTACATGATCTATCAAAATTCTGAAATTGATCTATTAGAGGCGATGGCTTATATTGTTACTTTTGGCGATACAAATGCAGAAAAAGCAGCTTAAAACCCTCATGCGATTTCATATGCTGATTATCAAGAAGTAAAATCCATTCCTTTTGCTCACAAATGGTATTTTTGGAATTGGAGTGAAGCAGAAGGATTGAAAGAACAACTGGGAGAAGCAAGCATTTCCAATATTCAATTTTCAGATGACAAAAGTATTTTTGATAAGAAGGACTATTTTACAAAAGTGCCTTTATAAAAAAAGAGTTTGCGGAAATAAGCTCGATTTAGTCTTAGAGAAAGGAATTGTTTTGGCAAATATGACTAAATTCGATTGAGTGGATAAAATTCAATTAGTAAAAATAGCTATGCTAGACGGAAGAAATAGAAATGAGATAAAAATTGGCTTGGAAGTGGAAGTCGTCCAGAAACAGGACCAAAGAACAGGCGATTTAACTAACGGCTTTGTTAAAAAGATTTTGACCAAATCTTCCTTTCATCCTCATGGCATAAAAGTGATGTTGGAGACTGGCGAAGTAGGTAGAGTGAAGGAGATTTTGGAGGAGGAATAGCCAGAGGTTGATCTTATTTATAAAATAAATAGATTTTCAATCTCCAATCAACTGTAAAACTTTAGAATAAATCCGATCGGTCCACAGAGAGTACTGGAAACCGCTGGGATGTAAATTATCATTGGTTAATGCATCCGAGGAGGAGCCTAATTCACGAGAGATAGAAGTAACATCGATAAAAGGGATATTTTTATTATTACAAACACTTTTAGCATAAGTATTATATTGGTCGATTTCTTTGCCTATTTTATCGCTATTAGAACTTCCGAAGGGAGTAACTCCATAATCAGGAATGGATACCACAAATACATCTCCGCTATCACCTGCAATGTCAATAGCAATTTGGAGAAGAGAATCGAATTCCGTTTCATACAAAGAAAAATCCTTGCCCTGATATTGATTATTGACCCCAATTAATAGGGATACTAAATTATAATCTCCAGAATTAATATCATATGACTCAATCACACCCATAAGGTTACTGGTAGTCCAGCCAGTTTGAGCAATGATGTCAACTTCCACCTTCAAGGATGTTTCTTGCTCAATTCTACGGCTTAATTGAGCTGGCCAACTTTCCTCCTCTGGAACACCTTGGCCGATTGTATAAGAATCTCCTAGAGCTAAATATTGAATATCGGATTCGTCTACCTCTGGCTCATTAGTCTCTATATCATCAAAGTCAATCTGATCAGTTGAATTTTCACAACCAATAATTATTAGAATTGAGATAATAGTAAATAGATGATAGAAATTTTTATTCTGCCTCATTCTATAGAAACACTGATTAATTATTTTAGGTTTTTACATTAAACAGAAAAGAGCACAAGCATTCACTTGCACTCTTTATAAAAAACATATGTTAAATTTTCATCTACCAAACTGCTACTCTTTCCTCTTCGGCTAAATACATTTTGTCTCCTTGCTTGATATCAAAAGCCTCATAAAAGCCAGGGATATTCATCAAAGGGCCATTTACACGCCACATTGGAGGAGAATGCGAATTGGTTTTGATCCACAAGCGAAGATATTCCTCTTTCATTTTTACCCTCCAAATTCGGGCTAGCGACATAAAAAATCGCTGATCTGGCGTAAAACCATCTATTCTTGCTGTGTCTTGTCCTTGCTCAGTCATTTTGAAAGCATCATAGGCAACAGCTAATCCGCTTAAGTCGGCCGTGTTTTCTCCCACAGTCATCGCTCCGTTGATATGCAATGTATCCAAAACTGTAAAAGAACTATAAAGGTCAATTACTGCTTGAGTTCTGGCATTGAACTCTTTATAATCAGCATCTGTCCACCAGTTATTAACATTCCCTTCTTTGTCAAATTGCGCACCTTGATCATCAAAGGAGTGGGTAAGCTCATGTCCTATTACCATACCGATTCCTCCATAATTTAAGGCATCATCGGCTTCGTAGTCAAAATAAGGCGGTTGTAAAATGCCGGCCGGGAACACAATTTCATTTGCAGATGGATTATAATAAGCCGTTACTGTTGATGGTGTGGTATACCATTCCTTCCGATCTACTGCCTGATTAAGTTTAGCTAAATTATAGTTATACTGAGCTTTAGAAGCTGAAATTATATTGGAAAAATAATTATCGTGAGTAATTTCGACACTACTATAATCTCTCCATTCATCAGGATAGCCAATTTTCTTAGTGATGGCGAATAGTTTTTCTTTAGCCTTTACTTTTGTGCTATCGGTCATCCATTCCAATTGATCTATTCGGTTGGCATATGCCTTTTGGGCATTATCCAATAATTCAAGCATTCGTTGCTTGGCAGATTCAGGAAAATACTTTTTCACATATAACTGTCCCAATGCTTCGCCAAGCATATTATCTACAGCGCTTGCCATTTTTTCGCCTCTTGTTTTTTGCACCGCTTGTCCAGAGATCACCTTTGTATAAGCAAATTCAGCATCAACGAAAGCTTTACTTAGATTGTCAGCGTAATTCTGTAAAGTGCTTGATTTCATAAATAGCTTCCAATTTTCTATTGGAATGCTAACTAGCAACTCGTTCAAATTTTCATAATAGTTGGGTTGACCTACATCAACTGAATCAGTTTCTGCCCCCATGCTATTGAGCAATTTGCTCCAGCCAATATTGGGGTGCATTTCATTCAAGTCTTTTACAGAAAATTTATTGTAGTTTGCTTTCACATCCCTTAACTCTACTCTGGTTCTGTGCGATTCGGCTATTTGCTTTTCAATGTCGTAAACCTTTTCGGACATCTTCTCAGCTGCTTTTGTATCTGTTCCACTTAATTCAAAAAGTGTAGCTAAATACTCTTTATATGCTTTTTGTATTCCATCAGTGGAGCTATTCTTATCAAAATAATAATCTCTGTTGGGTAACCCCAGACCTGTTTGATACGCATGGGCAATATTGATTTTACTATTTTTATCGTCTGGTCCAACATAAAAGCCAATAATTGAATTATTTTGCTGCTTAGCTTGCAACGCCACGTAGGTCATCAAAGAAGAGACATTCGTTATGGTTTGTATTTCAGCAAGTATTGGCTTAATAGGCTGAAAGCCTTCTCTATTGATTTTGGCGGTATCCATTCCTGAAGCATAGAAATCTCCAACCATTTGTTCGATGCTTCCTTTAGCGTTATCCAATTGTGATACGCTATCCAATAAGTTCTGGAGGCGTAATCTTTGTGGGTAATTCATAAAACGATAGGCCCCTACTCCGGCTTGCGTTTCAGGAATAGAAACAGAATCATACCAGATTCCATTTACATATTGAAAAAAGTTATCGCCTGGATTGCGACTACTGTCAATTCCTTCAATGGCTACATATTTTACTTTGGGTGTGGTTTCCGGTTTTTGATCTGTGCATGCTACGATGCCTAGTACTGCAATGATTAGAGAAAAAAATGATTTCATGTTTACCGTTTGAATTAAGCTGTAAAAGCAAACAAGATAGTAATTTTTCATCATATTGTTGAAATAAGCGATTTCAACAAAACTTAAGAGTAATTTACGGAAGTCTTTATTACTTAATGTCCTTTTTACTGAATAGCAAAAGTCAGCCCTAATTCAAGAACAATTCCTCCTGGTGAAAGGAGTCGTAATACTTGCTGGTCAAATGGGGATAAGGTTGATCCATCTTTAACTACCCAAGGTTGATCCTTAAAAGCTGCTGCGTAGCCGAGACTTATATTTAGTGTGTTGTACTTTCCAAACCACCAATTGTAGCCCGCCTTCAAATTAAAAGTGGTAGTACTTTCAAAGCGCATATTAACCTCTTGAGTCGTTCCATTCCCAGAATCGAAAGTCAGGTCTATATCATCTATACCCGATGACCTTGACAAATTAATTCCATAAGTAAACCCATGCCGGTAGGACTGATCATAACGCAGCCCAATTGAGGTCCTGAAACCCCAACTGCTTAACC
This is a stretch of genomic DNA from Marivirga harenae. It encodes these proteins:
- a CDS encoding SGNH/GDSL hydrolase family protein, whose amino-acid sequence is MRQNKNFYHLFTIISILIIIGCENSTDQIDFDDIETNEPEVDESDIQYLALGDSYTIGQGVPEEESWPAQLSRRIEQETSLKVEVDIIAQTGWTTSNLMGVIESYDINSGDYNLVSLLIGVNNQYQGKDFSLYETEFDSLLQIAIDIAGDSGDVFVVSIPDYGVTPFGSSNSDKIGKEIDQYNTYAKSVCNNKNIPFIDVTSISRELGSSSDALTNDNLHPSGFQYSLWTDRIYSKVLQLIGD
- a CDS encoding NAD(P)-dependent alcohol dehydrogenase, encoding MKAIFCSQYTSPEKLEIKEIPNPIPGKLEVLVKIHATAINDYDWGMVRGKPYLYRLIFGLRKPKHPIPGMELSGVVEDTGDGVTAFKKGDAVFGDLSEFGFGSFAEYIAINEKALMLKPEAMSHEEATAIPHAALLAYQGLVKKGGIQKGQKILINGAGGGVGTFALQIAKQYDAEVTGVDTGEKLNNMKAIGYDHIIDYKKENFTKRGERYDLILDAKTSQSTWAYLKALEPKGKYISVGGTNSKLMQLAITKGLISGLTKKKCQILALQPNEGLDIINQFYAEGKIKPVIDGPYAFQEIPRLIQYFGEGKHTGKVVIRL
- a CDS encoding M13 family metallopeptidase, whose amino-acid sequence is MKSFFSLIIAVLGIVACTDQKPETTPKVKYVAIEGIDSSRNPGDNFFQYVNGIWYDSVSIPETQAGVGAYRFMNYPQRLRLQNLLDSVSQLDNAKGSIEQMVGDFYASGMDTAKINREGFQPIKPILAEIQTITNVSSLMTYVALQAKQQNNSIIGFYVGPDDKNSKINIAHAYQTGLGLPNRDYYFDKNSSTDGIQKAYKEYLATLFELSGTDTKAAEKMSEKVYDIEKQIAESHRTRVELRDVKANYNKFSVKDLNEMHPNIGWSKLLNSMGAETDSVDVGQPNYYENLNELLVSIPIENWKLFMKSSTLQNYADNLSKAFVDAEFAYTKVISGQAVQKTRGEKMASAVDNMLGEALGQLYVKKYFPESAKQRMLELLDNAQKAYANRIDQLEWMTDSTKVKAKEKLFAITKKIGYPDEWRDYSSVEITHDNYFSNIISASKAQYNYNLAKLNQAVDRKEWYTTPSTVTAYYNPSANEIVFPAGILQPPYFDYEADDALNYGGIGMVIGHELTHSFDDQGAQFDKEGNVNNWWTDADYKEFNARTQAVIDLYSSFTVLDTLHINGAMTVGENTADLSGLAVAYDAFKMTEQGQDTARIDGFTPDQRFFMSLARIWRVKMKEEYLRLWIKTNSHSPPMWRVNGPLMNIPGFYEAFDIKQGDKMYLAEEERVAVW
- a CDS encoding YwbE family protein, translated to MLDGRNRNEIKIGLEVEVVQKQDQRTGDLTNGFVKKILTKSSFHPHGIKVMLETGEVGRVKEILEEE